The nucleotide sequence TCAGAGCAGCTGCTGCAAGATCTTCTGGAAACTACCCTGGAGTCCTGCTCTGCCTGGACCACAGTGTGCTCCTATTCCCCTCGAAAACAGGCCCCTGCTCTCTGGCCCTCATGTCACTCGACTTCATGGGAGATGCCACAGTGGGCACTTGCTGAGGCTGCACAGCCTGGAGAGTGGACAAAGCAGCTGTGAGTGGGAAGAACGGGCCCTTCTGCTTGGTGCTGCCAGACATAAAACCAAAATCTTCACAGAGGGTATTGCTAGAAAGGGGCAGCTGTGAATCATTATCTACCCAAAtacatgagttaatatttgtgcCTAGCAGATGGTCAACTGCTACAAAAATGATTACATTAAATCCGTTTTAAATTTTCctacaataaacatgtattacttagataattaataaaagtaatttgtAAAAGGCTTCTGGCTCCATTAAAGTCAAccgaaaggccgggcgcggtggctcacgcctgtaatcctagctctgggaggccgaggcgggtggatcgctcgaggtcaggagttcgagaccagcctgagcaagagtgagaccccgtctctaccaaaaatagaaagaaattatctggccaactaaaaatatatatacaaaaaaattagccgggcatggtggctcatgcctgtagtcccagctactcgggaggctgaggcagtaggatcgcttaagcccaggagtctgaggttgctgtgagctaggctgatgccacggcactcactctagcctgggcaacaaagtgagactctgtctcaaaaaaaaaaaaaaaaaaaaaaaaaaaaaaaaaaaaaaaaagtcaaccgaAAAAGAGGCCTTTTTGGAAACTCAACAAGATTTGATGGCTAATGACCCAGGGAACTCAGCCAGAGATGACCTCGAAGTGCCAAGGGCAGGGCATGGCTGACCATGAGAAAGTGAACCCACAGGGTGTTCTAGGCAGCGCCAGGAGGGCCGAGTTTGTAGAAGTGATGGGAACACACCTTTCTCAAACTGGGTTCACACAAAGAGCCCAAAAACAATGACCTGATTTTCTGAGTCAAGACCTTTATTTGGCAAACAAAGTTCCTTCTGATAATGCAGCCACGTGACAGGAGCAAACAGGTGCCCAGCACCCAACTTCCAAGAGCATCTCTGGCCAGAAGGTAAAAGGCCAAGGAGCCCTCTTCCTCTTCGGCTGCTTTAGTGGCACGAAGGAGACAGCACGTGCAAGGCTGACCACGGGGCCACAAAGCTCCTCCGAGATGTTCCTGAGTctgcagagcagcagcaggaacTGGACCTGGAGGCCGGCAACCTTGCAGCCCTGGGCAGTGGGCTGCAGAgaaggggacaggaaggagggacCCCAGAGGCCAAGGCTCCGAGGGGCTGTGGTCTTGGATCCCAGCTCCCCTGGGCGGGGGCTCCAGGCGTGGGCCCAGTTCAGAGTCGCAGGCTGGCTCCATCCCCTCTGAAGCCCTGCGCTGGCCCAGCTAGGAGAGGTAGCCACTCACCGAAAGGGGCTGTCATCGTCCCTCAAAATGGGCTGTGATTTGTTCCAAAGTCTTTCCTTTGGTTTCAGGGACACAAAACAAGCTGAAAAGGACGCCGAGGATGCAGAAGGCAGAAGTGAGCCAGAAGGCTCCGTAGGGCCTGAGGACGTCCTGCACAGAGAGGAAGGGCCATGGTGTGCAGCGGGTCAGGAGGCCCCCACGTGGTCGAGCCGAGACAGCTCCTGCCACTGGGCAGTGTCCTCGCCCCAGGCTGCCCTGTGGCCACGCCTACTCTGTGTCCACACAGTTCTGGGATGTGGACAGTCTGGCTGCCTGGCTGAGCACTGTTGATGTCATGTGGCTTGGCAAACAGGCCACAGCCCCACGGGCAGAGACCCGCTATCAAGTGACAGCTGGGTTCCCTCTCCTGCGTCTGCCTTTAGATGCACCCTCCATGCTCAGCTGCGGCCCCGCCCTGAGGCCCCTGGGCCCAGTGGACTCTCTTCATGGTGTGGTGGGAATGGGTGAGCCATCAGCAGGGTGAGCACAGGGGGACATGGGGGACACAGGGGGACACCTGTGGCACACTGGCATGGAGGGAGGAGTGAGCAGTCTCCCTCACTCAGAGCCTGCCTCCCCCAGTGCTTCCGCCATGACCTCCTGGGTGCCAGAACCAAAGGCCCCTCCCTCCTTGGTTCCTTATCCTCTGGGACCTGGtgacccctcccttcctcttcgaGGCCTTCTCTCAGCCTCTTTGACACTTGTCCCCCAGGTTACTGTTATGTCCTTTGTCACCTCCTTCTtggcttcttttcctcccttccttgctgTATattccctcccaggccccagcaaAGCATCTccatgcccagcctctgcccGGGCCCCCACGAGGTGCTCCTGGGGCGGCCCAGGCTCCCCGCAGACTCCAGGCCGGCCCTGGCCGTCCACACCCCCCACTGACCTGCCTCCCCacggcccggcccagccccctGGGGTCATCCTCCACCCTGCCTTCCCAGCCCTCGTCATAAAGGGGACCCTGTCCATCTCATCTGCTGTCCCTGGTGCCTTGAACAAGCCTGGACATGTTAGGAGCCAGGAAAGCTGCAGGGAAGGGCTGACTGGACAAATGACTTGGTCATCAGCTCCAAACCACCTCTCTGTTGGCTGGGAAGCCCCAGGGCAGAGACCACATCTGCCCAGTCCATGCACGAAGAGGTGGCAAAATGACGACTTGAACTGATGCTTCCAGCAACCTAAGGGCAAGCTGCCGTTAGTCCCCTCCAGGAAGCTGGTCCAGAGAAGGCAGCATcacacccaaggccacacagcaaggaaGTGGCCAAGGCGGGGCTGGGGCCCAGTCCTGGCGACTCTTCCCACACAGACCTCGGGGGGTCATGCACCCGTGTTCCCGACGTTCATTGACTAGACAGAATGAAGACTCTAGTGGGGTCACAGCCTGGgttccccacctgccccgcccctgACCAAGACAGCTGGCATCCCGGGGTCGGGGGGCAGCCTACACGCAACGCCACTGACCCCGAGTCATTTGCAGTAAGAGTAAGCTTCTCTGCTGACTGCATGATGGGGAAGGCCACAGGGCCTGCACTCACCATGAGGCTGCTGAACTCTTTTGTCACCAGGAAGGCCATGAGCCAATTGGTGAGGACACAGACGCCCGTAGCCACACCCTTGACGTGCAGAGGGAAGATCTCTGACATGAGGAGCCAGGGGATGGGCCCCCAGCCCATAGCGAAGCCTACAGGAGCAAGACAGCTGTCAGAGCCCACGGCTGCTGGGCTCCTCAGCTTGCCGCAGGGCCACAGAGACCCAGCTTCCTGGCCTGCGGGTCCTGGGTCCCCGTCTGGTCCCACCAGCTCTGCAACTTTTGCTGTGAGGCCTTAGGCCACCCTCTTCCCTTCTGGGCACAGGCTTTGTCTAAGACGGGTAGCGATGGGCCTGCTCAGAGGGTTGCTGTGCAGATTAACTGAAGAGAACGTGGAAGGGCTTGGTTCAGCATCTGGCACGTGGTCAGAGCTATGAACAGAGGTTGAGATCTAGGGGACAGAGAGGTGAGGCCGGGCAAGACTGGACTTGCTGAGAGCTGCAGGAAGCCGGtggagcagagctgggggctgACAGGGACTGTCCCCTCACGCAGCCTCCTCCGGGCCCTGTCTTACCAGCAATGAAGAGGCACATGCTGCCCACAGCCAACCAGGCCAGCCCCACGCTGGTGTTTATGGGCTCTGTGTAGACAGGTGCCAAGAAGGCCACGTGTGAGGAGTTGCTGGGGCCACCCTCGGTCAGCTTGAAGTAGGCGCCGAAGGCACTCGTGCTGAACACCATGACCACACCTGCGGGCGGAGGAGTGGCTCATGGTGCGGTGCGGCCACAGCAGCCTGGCCAGGGCGCCGCACAGGGGCAGGCCCGGCTCCTTGACAGCAGCCAGCTCGGCATTCCGGCACCTCGGCGCCAGGGGCCCTGACTGGGCGGTACCCACCCCACATGACCCTCAGACCTCAGCAAACTTCAGGAAGTTCCTGGAGCAAACCCTCCTCTGGGAACCAAGTGTCCATGGGCCGCAGCTCCTGCCAGGGGCCTCGCGTGGACCATCTCCCACTCCTCACAATAGCAACAAGGGAGGCGCAGCCATTGTCCCcgtttcacagatggggaaaccgaggctcagagaggtaaagttgCTTGCCCACAAGGACCACAAGCTTGAGTCACTTCACCTCCCcggccctcagtttccccatcatgGCGTCTCCTTGTAGGTTCACTGCAGAGGTTAGAGGCGTGACGCAGTGATGCTGTGAGCACAGGGACGGCCTGGGGGGAGTGCTCGGTGAAGAGCTGCTGTCAAATCACGGCCTCGTTAGTCCATGACATTTATCCTCACGAATGCTcagctgtcctcctcctcctccctcatcgTGGGAGCCCGGCCCAGGGCACTCCACTTGCGCAGAGTGGCGCTCTCACCTGACAAGACCAGGAGCAGCCTCCGCCCTGCCCTGTCCATGATGAGGGCGGCCACAGCTGTAAACAGCACCTGGATGACACCCACGACGACTGAGGCCAGGCTGCTGTCCTAAGGGAGATGGGATGGCGAGGCTGGGCAGGCGGGCCAGCCAGAGGGACGGgtccctccctctccagcctgTGCTGGGTGACTGGGAAGCCCCACCTGCGGGGCAGCTGCATGGGGAAGGCCAGACAAAGGCCCCTTTACCTTGAACTTGGCCTTCTCAAAGATAGTCTCTGCATAGAACATGACAGCGTTGACCCCCGACAGCTGCTGGAAGGCCATCAGTGAGATGCCGATGACGAAGGGCTTGTAGACGCCAGGCTGCCTCAGCAGGGCCAGGTGGAAGCCCTGCTGCGACACAGACCTGCTGTCAgtgcttctccctcccctcccggggggcatcCTCCTTGGCCCACTGTCCCAAGGCCTGGGCAGTGAGGCTCAGCTTCTTGTCCCAGCCCCACCTGTGGCCTCAGGGGTGCAACCAAGTCACCACGTCACTGCAGCCTCCCCACAGCTCTGACTGACCAGCTGGCAGAGCCACAGAGATTACCTGGGCGACGGGCAAGCCAGTCCAGGAGTCCCAACCGCCTCCAGCACGTCCAGCGCTCAGCTCAGGCCCTGAGCTGCACCTCCCACAGCCCTCACCACCACCATGAGGCACATGCTACGACTCCCATCTTATGAAAGAAACTCAGGCTTAAAGATGGGACGGTCACACCGCAGGTAAGGGGCAGAGCGGGTGGTTCAAACTccagtctgtctgactccaaaacctggACTCAGccttctgccctgccctgcagttCCCCAGCTAAGTCCAAATCCTCCGCACCTGTATTTCCCTCCGACCAGCCCAGCCATTTCTCCCTGGGACAGTGAGGGCGGTCAAGGCTCAGGCTTTTCTGGTGACCTCCCTGCCTAGGCCCTACGCCCCCTCAGTGTGCGGCCTTGGGAGCAGGTTGTGCCGCCCTCCCCTGGCTGCTGTCCTCTCCgcagccctgcctcccagcctctcaCCTGGTGCTCCCCGACGGGGGGCTCTTCCCAGCCCTGCTCAGAGCCCCACAGGAACTGCAGGGCGGCCACGGCCTCCTGGTGCCTGTGCTGAGTCAGCAGGAAGCGGGGGGTCTCAGGCATCCAGCACATGAGCAGCAGCATGAGGGAGGGGGGCACACAGCCCAGCACGGCCAGCCAGCGCCACTCCAGGACCCAGCCTGGTTGGGGAGCAGGCGTCAGAGCCAGCCCGGACCACCCTTGGGCAGCACCTGCCCCACTCTTGCCAGCCCCAGGGACTCAGCTGCAAGAGTGGGGACCTCACTACCTTTGCACAGCTACTTTCATGTTTGTTATTGACATCGTCATTATTACTGGTCCCGAAGGTTGACGGCACAGGCCAACCACACCAGTTGTACGTCAAAATAAACATCACCACGCTACATCTGTCCAGTGAAATATTTCTGTAGCCATGAAACAGAACTAGTGGCTCACTACGTATAATACAGCACCATTTGAGTAATGAGGGAGGGAGCATAAATATGCACATTCCTCATACATGCACAGACCTTCTGGAAGGCTAGAAAGGACAGGCAATGCTTCCAGACAAGAAGGGGACAGAGGTTGGGGAGGCTTTTCACTGGACATGCTCCCTGCTCTGGCATGTTGAATCATTTGAATGTATTATCtattaaaagtataaatgaaattaaggaGACTGTAGGATTTTGTTGTCTCAATCATGTATGAAGAACATAAATGCAGAATTATCTAGCCTTATATAAAGTCAAAGGcgcgagcctgtagtcccaggtatgccggaggctgaggtgggaggatcacttgaggccaggagttcgagaccagcctgagtgatacagtgagaccccatctcaaagtaaagaaataaagtcaAGGTTCTCTGAGAAAGGGACCCAGGAATAAATGAGCTTAGGGCACAGATTCTCTAGTTTTTGATTTTCCCTAAGCCCAAAGCTTACCTACCCCCAGTTCCCGGTGGAGAAACACTTCCGTGATACCCATGAAGTACCTGTGTTTCCTCTGTCCTGGGGGGTGCAGGTAAGTCATACCTGTTCCGTAAACCTAGCTGGTGGAGCATTATTGGTCCGATGTGAAGCAAATGTGTCACCACTGTGTCACTTTGTGGGGTTAACAGAgtgaccctccccaccccccagtggATCAAAACTCACAGAAACTGATCAATGAGAGGCAGAAGCAACAAGTACTTAGAGATGAGATGACCGTAATGCTACAGACGATCGACACCCAAGTATCTGTCCCCAAACCACATATGTCAATGTCTGTGTATGGTGAGGCTCTGGCTCACTGCAGGGCTCCTGGGGCAGCCAGACCGCTGGCAGGATTCTGAATTAGTTAGGATGGTAAGTGGGTTAACAATGAAAGACCAAGGACAGAATCTCATCTATGCTGAAGATCCAGAGGGCACatgccccaggccaggccacagcTCTGGAGGCCCCTGAGCCCACCGAGGTCCCCACCCTGATCCCCACAGTTCTCAAGCCATTCCTGACAATTCTCATTTGGGACCTGCTGCCAGGCACTTTTCATCCCCCTACAGCCCTGGACTACGTGGGGTTATCTCCATTTAAAGACACAAACTGAGGCTCTCAGGGGCGGTGTGACTTggctaagatcacacagcaagtagcAGAGGCTGTCCCAAACCCAAGACCATCACGATGGAAGCCTGCCCGCTTCTGAAGGAGAACACATCTGCTTCCTGAAGCTTCCCGGTGCGGGCTCCAGCTCTGCCCGCTGGGCCCCCAAGAACTGGCCTCCCTCATGCTGCACTTCGCTGACAGGGTGAAACCAGCACTGACATTCTGAGGGAGACCCACTCAGCCCTTCAAGCTCCTGGGCTGAAGAGTTTTGCAgtgccccacccacccctgcaaGCCTCTGGTTTGTCACTGCACAGTGAGGTACTGACCTAACCAGTCAGCCCTTCCCACACCCCTGGAGTGgcctttgggaagccaaggacaTCACCTTCTCCAGCTCTCCTTAGAATATTACAAGGTCCCAGTGAGGCAGTCTGGATGTTGGCTCCTGGGGCACTGGCTGTGTGACGTCTGGCCAGTCCcctgacctctctgaacctcagtttctacTTCCACAAAATGGCCACATGGCCATGAACAGAGACCAAAAGAGATAATGACAACTATACCTGCCAGGTAGGCCAGGAGGATGCCTGTGACGACCATCAGCTGCACGCAGGAGCCCAGCATCCCCCGGACTGCTGGGTAGGCAATTTCGGAGATATAGACCTGCCGACAATTAAGATGAGACTTTAATTGGGGTCCAAGAGTTCTTAAAATTGAAAAGCCTCAGCCATTCAGAGCTAAGGAAAGTCCTGACTGGGGCTGCTGCAGGCCCTGCATCCCCCTAATTGAACTGCCTCAGATCAGCAGAGCCCTCCCCAGGTCCTCCCCGCAAATGATCCGTAGCAGGTGTTGAAAGGTTATTAAGGGTAGTGGCTGGCTGCTTTGTCTGTATGTGAGGGCGAGAG is from Lemur catta isolate mLemCat1 chromosome 10, mLemCat1.pri, whole genome shotgun sequence and encodes:
- the SLC2A8 gene encoding solute carrier family 2, facilitated glucose transporter member 8 isoform X3, whose amino-acid sequence is MTPEDQEEAQPLLGPPSGSAPRGRRVFLAAFAAALGPLSFGFALGYSSPAIPSLQRAAPPAPRLDDSAASWFGVYISEIAYPAVRGMLGSCVQLMVVTGILLAYLAGWVLEWRWLAVLGCVPPSLMLLLMCWMPETPRFLLTQHRHQEAVAALQFLWGSEQGWEEPPVGEHQQGFHLALLRQPGVYKPFVIGISLMAFQQLSGVNAVMFYAETIFEKAKFKDSSLASVVVGVIQVLFTAVAALIMDRAGRRLLLVLSGVVMVFSTSAFGAYFKLTEGGPSNSSHVAFLAPVYTEPINTSVGLAWLAVGSMCLFIAGFAMGWGPIPWLLMSEIFPLHVKGVATGVCVLTNWLMAFLVTKEFSSLMDVLRPYGAFWLTSAFCILGVLFSLFCVPETKGKTLEQITAHFEGR
- the SLC2A8 gene encoding solute carrier family 2, facilitated glucose transporter member 8 isoform X2, producing MTPEDQEEAQPLLGPPSGSAPRGRRVFLAAFAAALGPLSFGFALGYSSPAIPSLQRAAPPAPRLDDSAASWFGAIVTLGAAAGGVLGGWLVDCAGRKLSLLLCTVPFVAGFAVITAAQDVWMLLGGRLLTGLACGVASLVAPVYISEIAYPAVRGMLGSCVQLMVVTGILLAYLAGWVLEWRWLAVLGCVPPSLMLLLMCWMPETPRFLLTQHRHQEAVAALQFLWGSEQGWEEPPVGEHQGFHLALLRQPGVYKPFVIGISLMAFQQLSGVNAVMFYAETIFEKAKFKDSSLASVVVGVIQVLFTAVAALIMDRAGRRLLLVLSGVVMVFSTSAFGAYFKLTEGGPSNSSHVAFLAPVYTEPINTSVGLAWLAVGSMCLFIAGFAMGWGPIPWLLMSEIFPLHVKGVATGVCVLTNWLMAFLVTKEFSSLMDVLRPYGAFWLTSAFCILGVLFSLFCVPETKGKTLEQITAHFEGR
- the SLC2A8 gene encoding solute carrier family 2, facilitated glucose transporter member 8 isoform X1, whose protein sequence is MTPEDQEEAQPLLGPPSGSAPRGRRVFLAAFAAALGPLSFGFALGYSSPAIPSLQRAAPPAPRLDDSAASWFGAIVTLGAAAGGVLGGWLVDCAGRKLSLLLCTVPFVAGFAVITAAQDVWMLLGGRLLTGLACGVASLVAPVYISEIAYPAVRGMLGSCVQLMVVTGILLAYLAGWVLEWRWLAVLGCVPPSLMLLLMCWMPETPRFLLTQHRHQEAVAALQFLWGSEQGWEEPPVGEHQQGFHLALLRQPGVYKPFVIGISLMAFQQLSGVNAVMFYAETIFEKAKFKDSSLASVVVGVIQVLFTAVAALIMDRAGRRLLLVLSGVVMVFSTSAFGAYFKLTEGGPSNSSHVAFLAPVYTEPINTSVGLAWLAVGSMCLFIAGFAMGWGPIPWLLMSEIFPLHVKGVATGVCVLTNWLMAFLVTKEFSSLMDVLRPYGAFWLTSAFCILGVLFSLFCVPETKGKTLEQITAHFEGR